In Procambarus clarkii isolate CNS0578487 chromosome 82, FALCON_Pclarkii_2.0, whole genome shotgun sequence, one genomic interval encodes:
- the LOC138358125 gene encoding uncharacterized protein — protein MNGIESRAGGNITSAMGVNIISPVFTFLGHNTSKKFLAKTLDTAFLYPHPGLYTWPTPGLHTWPTPGLHTWPTPGLHTWPTPGLHTWPHPWPPHLAPPLASTLAPPLASTLAPPLASTLAPPLASTLAPPLASTLASPLASTLAPPLASTLAPPLASTLAPPLASTLAPPLASTLAPPLASTLAPPLASTLAPPLASTLAPPLASTLAPPLASTLAPPLASTLAPPLASTLAPPLASTLAPPLASTLAPPLASTLAPPLASTLAPPLASTLGPTPGLHTCPTPGFHTCPTPGFHTCPTPGFHTCPTPGFHTWAHPWLPHLGPPLASTLAPPLASTLAPPLASTLAPPLASTLGPTPGLHTWAHPGLHTWPTLHKHSGTLLIT, from the exons ATGAACGGTATTGAGTCAAGGGCAGGAGGTAACATCACGTCGGCCATGGGTGTAAACATCATCTCGCCTGTGTTTACATTTTTGGGACACAACACCAGCAAGAAATTCCTTGCCAAG ACCCTGGACACCGCCTTTCTATACCCCCACCCTGGCCTCTACACTTGGCCCACCCCTGGCCTCCACACTTGGCCCACCCCTGGCCTCCACACTTGGCCCACCCCTGGCCTCCACACTTGGCCCACCCCTGGCCTCCACACTTGGCCCCACCCCTGGCCTCCACACTTGGCCCCACCCCTGGCCTCCACACTTGCCCCACCCCTGGCCTCCACACTTGCCCCACCCCTGGCCTCCACACTTGCCCCACCCCTGGCCTCCACACTTGCCCCACCCCTGGCCTCCACACTTGCCTCACCCCTGGCCTCCACACTTGCCCCACCCCTGGCCTCCACACTTGCCCCACCCCTGGCCTCCACACTTGCCCCACCCCTGGCCTCCACACTTGCCCCACCCCTGGCCTCCACACTTGCCCCACCCCTGGCCTCCACACTTGCCCCACCCCTGGCCTCCACACTTGCCCCACCCCTGGCCTCCACACTTGCCCCACCCCTGGCCTCCACACTTGCCCCACCCCTGGCCTCCACACTTGCCCCACCCCTGGCCTCCACACTTGCCCCACCCCTGGCCTCCACACTTGCCCCACCCCTGGCCTCCACACTTGCCCCACCCCTGGCCTCCACACTTGCCCCACCCCTGGCCTCCACACTTGCCCCACCCCTGGCCTCCACACTTGCCCCACCCCTGGCCTCCACACTTGGGCCCACCCCTGGCCTCCACACTTGCCCCACCCCTGGCTTCCACACTTGCCCCACCCCTGGCTTCCACACTTGCCCCACCCCTGGCTTCCACACTTGCCCCACCCCTGGCTTCCACACTTGGGCCCACCCCTGGCTTCCACACTTGGGCCCACCCCTGGCTTCCACACTTGCCCCACCCCTGGCCTCCACACTTGCCCCACCCCTGGCCTCCACACTTGCCCCACCCCTGGCCTCCACACTTGGGCCCACCCCTGGCCTCCACACTTGGgcccaccctggcctccacacttGGCCCACCCTCCACAAACACTCCGGCACCCTCCTGATTACCTGA